AGAAATTCTGAACTAGTTCATTACGGGttacaaaataattttacttCTTTAAAGCATGAAAACTTAAGCTCCTTAATTATTCTTTTGTAGTATTTATTCAATATTAAGTTATCTTGTGACCCTAGTCTGCCCGTAATAAAATGAGGTATATTGGTGTCTAATGCATGTAAGTATTGCTAAGGTTGTTTTGAACCATGGGTGAACTTAGGTATAGTAGAGTCTAGGGTATTTAGTTATAACCATCAAAATAATCTTACTTTGATTTTGAGCTTTACATTATTGTCGCAGTTGCTTATAGAAGTTTCTGTGAGCTATTATCTAATGTTGTAATCAAGTGATTCAATCAAGTGATTCAAAAGACTGAAAAGCTTTTTCATTTGCATTGGTATTTCTTCTAGAAAGATTTCTCTTGATTTCCATCCGAAAATGACATCTAACTTCTACTGCATGAAGTAATTGTATTTCTCCTTGTGgtttttgaactttttatgGTTATCTTGTTCTATGTAGGTCAGGGCTCCACGGCTGTTTCAGTCCTTTTTTTCTGCATTTGGTGATTTATACTTGTACAAACTCTCTGTCATCCTCTTTGGGCATTGCGTTGCAAAGTGGGCTGTATCCTTTTGTATGAGAAGTTTTTCACTCATTTAATGATAATATTTTATGTCCAACTCTGTGTATACATTGAATAGTCACATTCAATTACTATTACTCACAGACGCACTATGGTAAACATCTTTTTGTTTGTGGTAGAGTATGTACTTAACTCAATTGCAGCTCTTTTCACAATTGACAAATTGGTTTATGTTTTACTGCCTGACTCGTACGTTATCAAATAGTTTGGAGACTGTTCTTACCCTTGTGAGCCTGTACTACTGGCCCTGTTTGAGGCCTTCTTCCAGCAAACTTCCCATGGAATCAAGGAAGTGGGGTTTGATTGTTGCCGCATTAGCTTGTGCTATTCGACCAACAAGTGCTATCATATGGCTGTATGTTGGACTTCTTGAGCTATTTGTGACACGTGATAAACTGAGATTCATTTTTCTGGAGGTTGCTCCTATGGGGTAGGTATTTAGCCAATCTCCTGAATACCTTCTTTACATCAAGTGCTTAAAATTGTAAGGAACTTTATCGTGAATTGTTCGCATTTCTAAATTGTATCGTAAGTGATATCATGGTGGTTTTTGTCCTGTTTGTTTTACCTTTTATTTCTGTGTAGTGGACTAGtgatttaaaattaaacttgAACAGtgggttttttaaattaagcGATGTGGAGTTATGGTTCATGAGTGGCAACATTAGAATTAGAGATacatgcaaaaagaaaaaaaagaaaaaaacagaaaactcgGTGCCACACTAACAGGTTTTCATATGAAGGAGGGGCAGCTGAAAGGTTATTGGTGATTAATGAAATGTGATATGCATATGATTATGGTGATAAAAACAGTATTGATGATGTTTGCTACCCTGAAACGTCTGGCACATAAAGTCAATTCTGGGCTTCTATATTATTTCCACATGAGTTTTAACctgaatattaaaaaatttgcaaaatggtcatgctttatttttgtttggtagTTGCCATGTTTTCAGTTAAGCAACATCTAAAAGAATAGCGTAGCCCCACTGCAGAGTGAAAAAAGATCATAATCAATTGTGTACGCCCCTACATTATCTGCTCAAGCATTCATGTCAATGAGTGTGTATCTTTGCATGGtggaatttttattattattgttgtatTTACTTTTTGACCTATTGTTTCAGGCTCCTGGTGCTCGGGCTTACTTTTTTATTGGATCGTTTGATGTACGGCTCATGGGTTTTAGTACctcttaattttctaaagttcaatTTCCTTTCTGCGGGTGGAGATTATTATGGGACTCACAAGTGGCACTGGTACTTCACTCAGGGATTTACAGTCATGATATTCTCCTTCTTACCATTTTCTGTAGCTGGCATCATGCAGTCCAAACATTGGAAGCTTTCTGGCCTTATTGCATGGGTTTTAGGACTTTATAGTGTGCTAGGCCACAAAGAATTCAGGTACCCTTTCTATTAGTTTATTATATAATTGAACATGGTTCTTTGACCTTTCATTCTATTTACAACTAATACTCCTCTATTTTGGCTTTGAGTAGGTTCGTTCTGCCTGTGCTTCCTATAGCTTTGATATTCTCTGGACATTCATTAGCTGCATTAAGAACAACGATTTCTGCAAATGGTAGAGGGAAAGAATCATCAAATATCCATAGAACATGCCCTGCAAAAATGCAGGTGGCCATCTTTTTCTTGCTCGCTACCAATATTCCAATGGCCCTGTATATGAGTTTGGTTCATCAGGTAcatcagttttcttttttcctgggTAGATTTTGATTGTTCGTTTCCATTTACTCAACTTTAAATGCTAGACTTTACTTCTGTCTATAATGTTTTCATCTaagcttttatttttacttttgtttaagtttttatttatcacTTTCCTtgtttctcttcctttcttttccttgtcaATAATACTTTTCAACATGTTAGACAGAGAGGAACTGAGGATGTTACATACTATCTATCCAAAGAAGTGCTTGATGGAAAAGTGACAAATATACTTTTCCTAATGCCTTGCCACGCCACACCTTACTACGCAACCGTGCACCACAACCTTCCAATGAGATTCCTAGACTGCTCACCAAGGTTTGAACCTTAGCAACTTGGATGGaatgattttctttccttgCCGTTTTTCATGCAATTGGTACTTCATACAttgttggaaattttttcAACAGAGAAGAGAAAGGAATCCCAGATGAATCGGACCATTTCATGATAGATCCTGTTGGTTTTGCATCAGAGTTTGCAAAAAATTGGTCTTTACCCAGTCACATTGTATTATTTGATTCGGAAGAAAAACTGTTGAAGGATTTTCTAATCTCACATTCTTTCAAAGAGG
The window above is part of the Prunus dulcis chromosome 1, ALMONDv2, whole genome shotgun sequence genome. Proteins encoded here:
- the LOC117615888 gene encoding GPI mannosyltransferase 3, yielding MRQRQSVAVSSAAETDRTQNPIPSKSDPQQKKAQNFDFLGSSKKVFALCFAFRIANALLVQTYFNPDEHWQALEVAHRITFGYGHLTWEWEKGIRSYLHPLLFALLYKLLAVLGLDTPWFMVRAPRLFQSFFSAFGDLYLYKLSVILFGHCVAKWALFSQLTNWFMFYCLTRTLSNSLETVLTLVSLYYWPCLRPSSSKLPMESRKWGLIVAALACAIRPTSAIIWLYVGLLELFVTRDKLRFIFLEVAPMGLLVLGLTFLLDRLMYGSWVLVPLNFLKFNFLSAGGDYYGTHKWHWYFTQGFTVMIFSFLPFSVAGIMQSKHWKLSGLIAWVLGLYSVLGHKEFRFVLPVLPIALIFSGHSLAALRTTISANGRGKESSNIHRTCPAKMQVAIFFLLATNIPMALYMSLVHQRGTEDVTYYLSKEVLDGKVTNILFLMPCHATPYYATVHHNLPMRFLDCSPREEKGIPDESDHFMIDPVGFASEFAKNWSLPSHIVLFDSEEKLLKDFLISHSFKEIKRFFHAHFKVDRDLQASVVVYGFTGE